In the genome of Tropicibacter oceani, one region contains:
- a CDS encoding bifunctional rhamnulose-1-phosphate aldolase/short-chain dehydrogenase — MLKTVETQLLENRWNEAEAAGKSESELLLYRSNILGADKRVTNYGGGNTSAKVMEVDPLTGQQVEVLWVKGSGGDIGSITMDGFATLYMDKLEALKGLYRGVDFEDEMVGYLPHCTYKLNPRAASIDTPLHAYVPRKHVDHVHADAIIAIAASKNSKDLTQEIFGDKIGWLPWKKPGYELGLWLGKFCEENPEADGVVLESHGLFTWGDTAKACYDKTIEVINTASKWLADKTEGVAPFGGAKHQSLSEAERRAVAARLMPAIRGFVSGNQHMVGHFNDSDAVLEFVNAKNMEPLAALGTSCPDHFLRTKIRPLVVNFDPAKGNLDEVLTGLPKQIEAYREDYKAYYDRCKHDDSPALRDPNAVVYLVPGVGMITFAKDKATARISGEFYVNAINVMRGASSVSEYTGLPEQEAFDIEYWLLEEAKLQRMPKPKSLAGRVALVTGGAGGIGAATAERYLREGACVMLADINDEALAATSENLTGRYGRDVVRTVNMNVTDETAVARAYAEVSVEFGGVDILVSNAGIASSAPIEETSLALWNKNMDILSTGYFLVSREAFKLMRVQNMGGAVVFVASKNGLAASPNAAAYCTAKASEIHLARCLALEGAEAGIRVNVVNPDAVLRGSKIWEGDWLEQRAGTYGTDKEGLEEMYRQRSMLKRSVLPEDIAEAAYFLASDLSAKSTGNILNVDAGNVQAFTR, encoded by the coding sequence ATGCTGAAAACCGTTGAAACGCAGCTTCTTGAGAACCGCTGGAACGAGGCTGAGGCCGCCGGGAAAAGCGAATCGGAGCTGTTGCTGTATCGCTCCAATATCCTGGGTGCAGACAAGCGGGTGACCAATTATGGCGGTGGCAATACGTCGGCCAAGGTCATGGAGGTCGATCCGCTCACGGGCCAGCAGGTCGAGGTGCTTTGGGTCAAGGGCTCGGGCGGCGATATCGGCTCGATCACCATGGACGGTTTCGCCACGCTTTATATGGACAAGTTGGAGGCGTTGAAGGGGCTGTATCGCGGGGTGGATTTCGAAGACGAGATGGTGGGCTACCTGCCGCATTGCACCTACAAGCTGAACCCGCGCGCCGCCTCGATCGACACGCCTCTGCATGCCTATGTGCCGCGCAAGCACGTCGATCACGTCCACGCCGATGCGATCATCGCCATTGCCGCATCGAAGAATTCCAAAGACCTGACACAAGAGATCTTTGGCGACAAGATCGGCTGGTTGCCGTGGAAAAAGCCGGGCTACGAGTTGGGGCTGTGGCTGGGCAAGTTCTGCGAGGAAAACCCCGAGGCCGATGGCGTCGTACTCGAAAGCCACGGGCTGTTTACTTGGGGCGACACGGCCAAGGCCTGCTATGACAAGACGATCGAGGTGATCAACACGGCCAGCAAGTGGCTTGCAGACAAGACCGAGGGCGTCGCCCCATTTGGCGGCGCGAAACACCAGAGCCTGTCCGAGGCAGAGCGCCGCGCCGTGGCGGCCCGCCTGATGCCCGCCATCCGTGGGTTCGTTTCCGGCAACCAGCACATGGTCGGCCATTTCAACGACAGCGATGCGGTGCTTGAATTCGTCAATGCAAAGAACATGGAACCGCTGGCGGCGCTTGGCACCTCTTGTCCGGACCACTTTCTGCGCACGAAAATCCGCCCGCTGGTGGTGAACTTCGACCCGGCCAAGGGCAATCTTGATGAGGTGCTGACAGGTCTGCCAAAGCAGATCGAAGCCTACCGCGAGGATTACAAAGCCTATTACGACCGCTGCAAGCACGATGACAGTCCCGCGCTGCGCGACCCCAATGCCGTGGTCTATCTTGTTCCCGGCGTCGGCATGATCACCTTTGCCAAGGACAAGGCGACGGCCCGGATATCTGGCGAGTTCTACGTCAATGCGATCAACGTGATGCGCGGGGCGTCCTCGGTCAGCGAATACACCGGCCTGCCCGAGCAGGAGGCCTTTGACATCGAGTATTGGCTTCTGGAAGAGGCCAAGCTGCAACGCATGCCCAAGCCGAAATCGCTGGCGGGCCGGGTGGCGCTGGTCACCGGCGGGGCAGGCGGTATCGGCGCGGCCACGGCCGAGCGCTATCTGCGCGAAGGCGCCTGCGTGATGCTGGCCGACATCAATGACGAAGCCCTTGCGGCGACATCGGAGAACCTGACCGGGCGCTATGGCCGCGACGTGGTGCGCACGGTCAACATGAATGTCACCGACGAAACAGCGGTGGCGCGCGCCTATGCCGAGGTTTCGGTGGAATTCGGCGGCGTCGATATCCTGGTGTCCAACGCCGGTATCGCTTCGTCGGCCCCGATCGAAGAAACCTCGCTGGCGCTGTGGAACAAGAACATGGATATCCTGTCCACCGGGTATTTCCTGGTCAGCCGTGAAGCGTTCAAGTTGATGCGCGTTCAGAATATGGGCGGCGCGGTGGTCTTTGTCGCCTCCAAGAATGGTCTGGCGGCCAGTCCCAATGCGGCGGCCTATTGCACCGCCAAGGCGAGCGAGATTCACCTTGCCCGCTGTCTTGCGCTGGAAGGTGCCGAGGCCGGTATCCGGGTCAACGTGGTCAACCCCGACGCGGTGCTGCGCGGATCGAAGATCTGGGAAGGCGACTGGCTGGAACAGCGCGCGGGCACCTATGGCACCGACAAGGAGGGGCTGGAGGAGATGTACCGCCAGCGCTCGATGCTGAAACGCTCGGTCCTGCCCGAGGATATTGCCGAGGCCGCCTATTTCCTGGCATCGGACCTTTCGGCGAAATCCACCGGCAACATCCTGAACGTGGATGCCGGCAACGTTCAGGCGTTCACGCGCTGA